A stretch of the Tachyglossus aculeatus isolate mTacAcu1 chromosome 6, mTacAcu1.pri, whole genome shotgun sequence genome encodes the following:
- the SPRY3 gene encoding protein sprouty homolog 3, which translates to MDPPAPDDVQPVRSLDQIRSVRASNDYVERPAASFQAARSHPSLSQPGPKAAEWPQVSGRGDLPRSLSQHQQMQAPALPLSKWSTASSMSRSTTASDQRLLGSLTPSPSGQSLVRTQPQPGGDPKAEDRLLKGPAGKGPGPGPGLHAGSGHMLICEECGRCKCVRCSSARRLPSCWLCNQRCLCSPDSLLDYGTCLCCVKGLFYHCSSDDEDNCADDPCSCGPGACCTRWAAMSLLSLFLPCLCCYLPTRACLRLCQRGYDGLKRPGCRCKSHTNTVCRKISSSGGATFPKALDKPV; encoded by the coding sequence ATGGATCCCCCTGCACCGGACGATGTCCAGCCGGTCCGGTCCCTGGACCAGATCCGCTCGGTCCGTGCCAGCAACGACTACGTGGAGCGTCCGGCTGCGTCCTTCCAGGCGGCCCGCTCCCACCCGTCGCTGTCCCAGCCGGGGCCCAAGGCGGCAGAGTGGCCCCAGGTGTCCGGGAGGGGGGACCTGCCGCGGAGCCTGAGCCAGCACCAGCAGATGCAAGCCCCGGCGCTGCCCCTGAGCAAGTGGAGCACGGCCAGCTCCATGTCCCGCAGCACAACGGCCTCGGACCAGCGGCTCCTGGGCAGCCTGACGCCCTCTCCCTCCGGCCAGTCCTTGGTCCGGACGCAGCCCCAGCCCGGGGGGGACCCGAAGGCCGAGGACCGGCTCCTCAAGGGGCCGGCGGGGAaaggccccgggcccggcccgggcctGCACGCGGGGAGCGGCCACATGCTCATCTGCGAGGAGTGCGGCCGCTGCAAATGCGTGCGCTGCAGTTCGGCCCGCCGCCTGCCCTCCTGCTGGTTGTGCAATCAGCGCTGCCTCTGCTCTCCCGACAGCCTCCTCGACTACGGGACCTGCCTCTGCTGCGTCAAGGGCCTCTTCTACCACTGCTCCTCCGACGACGAGGACAACTGTGCCGACGACCCCTGCTCCTGTGGGCCTGGGGCCTGCTGCACGCGCTGGGCCGCCATGAGCCTCCTCTCGCTCTTCTTGCCCTGCCTCTGCTGCTACTTGCCCACCCGGGCCTGCCTTCGACTCTGCCAGCGGGGCTACGACGGCCTCAAAAGGCCCGGCTGCCGCTGCAAGAGCCACACCAACACCGTCTGCAGGAAGATCTCCTCCTCCGGCGGCGCCACCTTCCCCAAGGCGCTCGATAAGCCCGTATGA